DNA from Oncorhynchus masou masou isolate Uvic2021 chromosome 5, UVic_Omas_1.1, whole genome shotgun sequence:
ctcTGAACTGTTGTGAAGGGGACATCCTGCTCCTGTTGGATTCTTCAGGAAGTGTGTCATCCTATGAGTTCTCTCGCCTGCTGCGCTTCCTGTCTGAGCTGCTCCTCCCCTTCTCACTTGGGCAAGGCCAGGTAAGGGTGGGTTTGCTGCAGGTGGGCACTGAGCCACACCTGGAGTTTGGTCTGGACGCCCACAGCACCCAGCCTGGCCTACAGGGGGCACTGCAGAGAACCAGGCAGCTCCAGGGGGACACCAACACTGAGGCTGCCCTCATACTGGCACAGGGGCTGCTAGCCAGGACTGGAGCTGTGGATGAAACAAAGCTCCCTAAGGTGCTGGTGTGGCTAACGGATGGGGTAGAGCCGGGCGTGGTGGATGTACCAATGGCAGAGCTGAGAACGGCGGGTGTGTCCGTGCTGGCTGTCTCTACAGGACATGGGAACTACCAGGTGCTGCGGAGGGTGGTGTCCGCACCCATCGAGTCCCACCTGTACTTTGTGGACATCGATGACATCAGCATCATCACAGAGGACCTGAGGGAGGTCATCATTGGTGTGTGGGgcgggggggagggagggtgggcgTAGTGACAGAGGAAGGGTGGACACAAAGACAGAGAAAATAGATGACAATATATGAAATAAAACAATTTGCCCTTCAAACAGCACATCATTGAATAAAACCATTCTGCACACATACCGTTTTCACTTCTAACACTACAGAGGTGGGACTATACTACTTGACTAGAACTGAGTTTCTAGACTCAAGTATTTATAGACAGTCCTGAGATTGCAGCCTCTGTAGTGTCCATGCAAACTCCCCACCTGAGGTGTatatctcccccctctttctctctcttagaGCTGATCTGTGCCGAGGGCCTGCGGGTGGTAGAGGTGTCCTCCCACAGTGCCGTGCTGCAGTGGCGTCCTGTCCTCAGCGCCAACACAGGCTTCTATGAGGTCCACTATAATTCTATGCTGCCAGGTGGCGGGAAGGGTCAGCCTAGTGGCGGGGCCAGCAGCGGGGTGCAGTACCACAGACGGACCCTCCCTGGGGATGCCAGCTGGGTAAAGCTGAGTGGTCTGCAACCAGACACCAGCTACACTGCCTCCCTCACCCCAAAGTCCAACCAGGACTACCTCAACACCCTCAGTGCCAACTTCACCACACTGCCCGGTGAGAATATGAAGTTCAGTGATGCGGTAGAAATAGGAAATAAGAATAGTCTAATAGAAAATCAACACTGGAAGACAATCTTTTTACATTATTGAACAACTTGTTGTGCAAAATAATAATCTATTTTATTTTTCTgtcatccccctcccctctcctccctgtcctctcctctcacataCCCTAGAGGTGTTGAGCCCAGCAGTGGTCACGGTGTCAGACTCAGGTCCTGACAGGGTGCGAGTGAGCTGGGGTCCTCTGCAGCCTGAGCAGGTCCAGAGGTACCAGATAGAGTATGGCGCTCTACCCAGTGGACAGGTCCACATGGTTATGCTACATGGACATCAGAATACCACTCTGCTCACTGGTCTAGAGCAAGAGACACAATACCTGGTCACCATCAGCGCCCTGTACTCCACTGGCAAAGAGAAGGCTTTGTCTGTCAAGGCCTGCACTCAGGAGGGTaagatgtgtgtgtttttgttcaccctctgaatggcagacatacacaatccatgtttctgttgtctcaaggcttaaaaatcattctttaaactgtctcctccacttcatctacactgattgaagtggatttaacatgtggcatcaataagggatcatagctttcacgtGGATTCTCCtcgtcagtctatgtcatggaaagagcaggtgttcttaaggTTTTGTATACTCTGTGTATTTATCGTAGTCATTTATAAGGAGTCCATCCCTCCCACTTCTACCTTTGGGCCTGGCCCCTCTCTTTTTTCGTTCTGTGATTTATGGCTTTTATAACAAAGCGCAGACACTAACTtgtcctctatctctgtgtgtatctcagtGCTGCCTGCCCTGGCTGACCTCCAGCTGACCCCCGTGGGGCGAGATGAGGTGCAGGTCCGGTGGAGAGGCCACGAAGAGGGTCTGAGGGGGTACTGGCTCAGCTGGGAGATGGGTGAGACAGAGATCCCCTCCCGCCCTGCGTCCTCTTCCCTATACCTGCTCCCTGGCTCCTTGTCCACGCTGCTCACACACCTGGCCCCCAGCAGCCGAGTGTGTGTGTCCCCTGTCTACCGCACAGCCCTGGGAGAGGGGCTCtgctgcaccacacacacacaaactggtcTGACACTacgcacacagccacacacacacacaggtctcccAGCCTTATATTGGACTTGAACGATTTATTGAATGGGCACATTATAGTTATTGTAATTTTAAGGCAGTAGTCGTCTTCATATGTCTAACTGCACTCTTGTGCAACAGGAAAGTAAtaacccctttttctctctctccctctctctcacttcgaTAGAGCAGTATTTTGCAGTTATCAATGAGATTTGCCTGCAGTCAGAGAGCTAAAGTGGAGGAAATGTTTGAAATTTGATGTGCTTTATTGCCACATCAATGCTGTGGTACAATGGAGTCACATCTCTATGTTGCTTCAAACCACTTGATTAtccagtattcacaccccttgactttttccattttgttgtgttacagcccaaaattaaatggattaaatttagattttttttgtcactggcctacatacaataccacataatgtttttcaacatttttacaacttatttaaaatgaaaagctctaatgtcttgagtcaataagtactacaaagatacaggcgtccttcctaaccatttgcctgagaggaaggaaaccgctcagggatttcaccattaggccaatggtgactttaaaacagttacagagtttaaggACTGTGAGGAGACAACTGAGGATgactcaacaacattgtagttactccacaatactaacctaattgacagagtgaaaagaaggaagcctgtacagaataaaacattttccaaaacatgcatcctgtttgcaacaaggtgttaaagtaatactgcaagcaattacatttttgtctgaagacaaagtgttatgtttgcgGCAAATCTAATACAACACACTACTGACGACCacgctccatattttcaagcataattgtggtggctgcatcatgttatgggtatgcttgtaatcgttaaggactgggggatttttcaggataaaaaataaatgtaatggagctaagcacatgcaaaatcctttgtcagtctgctttccactggACACTGTGAgaagaattcacctttcagcaggacaataacctaaaacacaaatcctaatctacactggagttgcttaccaagaagacagtgaatggcTGAGTTACAGTGTTGACTTAAATctatttgaaaatctatggcaagacctgaaaatggttgcctAGCAATGATTAAGAACCAATTTGACAAAGCATGAAAACatttgaaaataatatttttgtatttcattttcgaAAATGCCTAAAAatgtgttttcactttgttattttggggCATTGCATGTACACAATGCATTTAAGCCATTtagaattcaagctgtaacacaacaaaatgtgtaataagtagaggtatgaatactttctgaaggccatGTAAGTGGATTATGTTGTAATTTCATAAGGAAGAGGGGTCCTGGGTCATCTGGGTCAAGATAAAGAAGTGTAGCTTCAGCATAGAGCTGTTGTGATCCAAATGGATGGATTCCATTTCTCTGACTCCAATGAGAAGGATTGCCACTGATGGGGGATAGGTGGATGAGGATGAAGAGAAAGAAGGGTGGATAGAGGGGAACAAAGAAGACATAGAACCTCCTAACTTTCTTGAATAACCGTATCTTCTCTCCCGTCATCCATCTGGTCATAGTGTGGGCATGCTGTTACACATAGGCGTTTTAACTATTTCTGATGAAAAATATAACTATATTCACTTCATTTTACAACATGTAAAATCAAAATGTACTTGTATGCTTTCTAACATATGTTTTATATTCAATTTTCAGTTTAGCTTCCACATAATAGGCTGCAGTCCACATATGAACCCATCAGCCTGGCTCTTGTGAACTTGCTTGTGAAGATCGCCATCTAGTGGGACACATCTTTAACCACAGGCTGTGACATTCAGGCCTATTTTCAACTTTTTCAACTCTTTCTCTGCTGCACAGTACACCCCTAAGTGTGAATATATTGCATTGGTctcatatagagggtagataaaTTGCAATATCTTAAAACAGGAAAACATTTCCTCTCACATCTCATCTTCtgggtcgttccatgtcatttcagcaagccatgacacaaaccatctcagattgttccgAAATAATTTCTGTAGTAAAAAAACAGATTAGATAAGCATTCCAGCAAcaatattttgttgaaatataatttgatctctgagaaattaaacTAATTGATTGCATCCAAATTGGCCATTTAAAtgtataggattcatataatatttaataaatatattacCTAACATCCAAAACTTTGTTCTAACAATGAGTAAAACATGAGGAATCCAAAGAAATTGTCAAAAGTCACCCACAGACTCCCCACACCCCACAACAATCCAGAGAAGGCTGGTGGAAGGAGCCATAGGAGGACGGACTCATTGTAATGGCCGGGATGGCATCAATGGAACGGAGTCCAACCggttgtttccatgtgtttggtaCCATTTCATTCAATCCATTCCAGCCAGTATAATGAGCCCTACCTTCTATATCTCCTCCCACCAGCGTCCTCTGCGCCAATCTCACCTCCAACAACTCTATGCAGCCTCAATGTTaataaagggatagttcacccaaattacaaactgacgtattggtttccttaccctgtaagcagtttatggacaaggtatgacagcaaccgatgctttggtttagtttaccGAGCCACTGTTtctttttagcatttgtggcacataTCCAATGCAAGTCAACGGTACCTATATTAGGATTTTTACATTTCATATCCAAATCATCTAACTAATAACAGGAACCACATTTCCATCCACAATTTCTAGGCCAGTAAAgtcctaaatatttaaaaaacaaacatgacagctgtgatggaaacaggaagtttcgtTACAATTGTATAAATGCAGACAGATCATTAATTctttcgacatggtgggatctttttgtgtatGAAAAATTAATTGTGCAAGAAAAGGTGGTGCAAATGACAAATATCCAAAACTTAGAATCACAAagtgatatggtgtgtggtcctccctaGGGTTGTggtggtcatgacattttgtcagctgtGATTGTCAAGCGAATAACTGCCGGTCTcgcggtaattgaccgttaattaacataaacacattgagcatctcctggcttccacgcatagcctacaagccactgatgcagacctttggaacatctacattttaaaaagtctaataaatccatgtaatacagcctacaccatcacaataaatccattatttattttagacaagtCTAAAGAAGTCTATTTCAGAATAACAGAATAGCAGACTCTTGAGTTGTCCTTGTGTTAGGCCCTGAtatggctatgccatatggctagTTGATTTAGCAGACACGATTTTCTTAGAATTCCAttccattattttatattatgaagAACCAAttgaataaaatagaaaatatattttctctAAAGATTTAAGGGAGTGCGCACATGTGACTATTCTGTGTTGAACAGTTAACAAAGCGGTATTatggtcaccataacagccctaGGACTCTTCCCACTAAgactcgggaaagcatgcagtttattaggcttaaattttaatttaattaaataaatgatcatgaacttcacagggtggtgaaagtgcacagtacAGTGATGACTTTGATGCtcttttccaataaatattgaaggtcttattctggtgacatgatgatcgatgcttgactgccgtttgacaaataaaaatattctgtctcttatccataataatctcatcatgtagactcaCTAGACTATCtgcacagcctacccgcactgCAAGTTGTTGGCTAAAGAGCGCATGTGCCAAGACCAgttaggcacatttgctatttttCTCAACAGTTTTGTTGACAAAACTATTGATGGAAAAtgccatggaaacacattgaaaacGTTTATTCAGTATATGAAAACTTGAGTGAAAAACTACATTTTGTGTGCAAAGTCATCACCTACTAATTGTTTTTTggaaacaagtcagtttggtggaaatACACCAcaggtgggaaaatgtgcatattttctttatgtgtattttagaatattcacatgaaaatctgttgccaattggatggaaacctagctattgaGTTACACAATACGTGTTTTGGTACATcaggatgatttggacatgaagtGTGAAAATGCTAATATAGGTACCATTGACTTACGTTGGATTTGTGTCACAAATGCTAGAAATGTTGGTGTTTACCTGGTTAAGAAACCAACACTGAGTGGATTTTTTAAAAATCACCTAATAGCAGGaacagcaccatctagtggtcagaacctgGTAGTATCAGGATGTATAATTGCACATAAACCTAACGACTTCAATTATGGATTTCTATAAACGGGGGACATCACCAAATTCACTGAGAATGCATTACATAGGATAAAGAAACAATACTCCGAGCCGCAGCTCC
Protein-coding regions in this window:
- the LOC135540026 gene encoding von Willebrand factor A domain-containing protein 1-like isoform X2, with the translated sequence MMGWFGFSCLLFGVLLRPSNTQNVVPDAALNCCEGDILLLLDSSGSVSSYEFSRLLRFLSELLLPFSLGQGQVRVGLLQVGTEPHLEFGLDAHSTQPGLQGALQRTRQLQGDTNTEAALILAQGLLARTGAVDETKLPKVLVWLTDGVEPGVVDVPMAELRTAGVSVLAVSTGHGNYQVLRRVVSAPIESHLYFVDIDDISIITEDLREVIIELICAEGLRVVEVSSHSAVLQWRPVLSANTGFYEVHYNSMLPGGGKGQPSGGASSGVQYHRRTLPGDASWVKLSGLQPDTSYTASLTPKSNQDYLNTLSANFTTLPEVLSPAVVTVSDSGPDRVRVSWGPLQPEQVQRYQIEYGALPSGQVHMVMLHGHQNTTLLTGLEQETQYLVTISALYSTGKEKALSVKACTQEVLPALADLQLTPVGRDEVQVRWRGHEEGLRGYWLSWEMV
- the LOC135540026 gene encoding von Willebrand factor A domain-containing protein 1-like isoform X1 yields the protein MMGWFGFSCLLFGVLLRPSNTQNVVPDAALNCCEGDILLLLDSSGSVSSYEFSRLLRFLSELLLPFSLGQGQVRVGLLQVGTEPHLEFGLDAHSTQPGLQGALQRTRQLQGDTNTEAALILAQGLLARTGAVDETKLPKVLVWLTDGVEPGVVDVPMAELRTAGVSVLAVSTGHGNYQVLRRVVSAPIESHLYFVDIDDISIITEDLREVIIELICAEGLRVVEVSSHSAVLQWRPVLSANTGFYEVHYNSMLPGGGKGQPSGGASSGVQYHRRTLPGDASWVKLSGLQPDTSYTASLTPKSNQDYLNTLSANFTTLPEVLSPAVVTVSDSGPDRVRVSWGPLQPEQVQRYQIEYGALPSGQVHMVMLHGHQNTTLLTGLEQETQYLVTISALYSTGKEKALSVKACTQEVLPALADLQLTPVGRDEVQVRWRGHEEGLRGYWLSWEMGETEIPSRPASSSLYLLPGSLSTLLTHLAPSSRVCVSPVYRTALGEGLCCTTHTQTGLTLRTQPHTHTGLPALYWT